A window of Clostridium taeniosporum genomic DNA:
CATCAGTTAAAGCTATATCTGAATTTTTTTCACAATTAAATTGCGCTACTGGTAATTCTACTAATATTGCATCTACTTTATTATTTTTTAAATCTAATACCAAGTCAGTAACTTTTCCTAAAGCTTTCTTTTTAGCATCTGGTAATTTTTCATTTGCTAACATTTCTTGAATTGATCCTTTTTGCACTCCAATCTTCTTGTCTTTTAAATCATCAATTGATTTTATATTTTGTTCTTCACCTTTTCTAACTATAAATCCATGTTTAGCTGTATAATATATATCTGAGAAATCTGCATTTTCTTTTCTCTCATCAGTTGGTGTCATTCCTGCAAACACCATATCTACTTTTCCAGCTTGAAGTGCTACAAGTAATCCATCAAAATCCATATCATCTATTTCTAATTCAACACCCAAATCTTCAGCAAATGATTTTGCCATACTAATATCAAATCCAACTATTTTGTCTTTTCCATCTACTAGCTTATGAAATTCATATGGTGGATAATCTGCGCTTGTACCAACAACAAGTTTTCCCTTTTGTTTAATTGATTCCAATGCTGATTCATTTCCTGCTTTATTTCCTCCACATCCAACTATGCTTATTGCCATAGTTCCAATTGCTACAAATAATCCTAATTTTTTTAATAATCCTTTACTCATTATTAATTCCCCCTATTTACTTATATAAAATTCTTTTCCTAATCGCTTCGTTAGAATAATTATACACTATAACTTTATATTTATGCAATAGGTAATGTATAAATATTTAATTTTTATACATATAATTTTAATCCACCTATTCATATTATTGTATAAAACACAAATATAATTGATTATTTTTAGTATTTATTCATTTATTATTAATATTTATTCTATTTTATTGTTTTTAAAATAATCTTATTGTATTTTTATTCTATTAATATGTATATTAAATAATTCTATGTCTTGTTTTTTTGCATAAACAACAAAAAATAATGTATAAATAATTATATGTGTATCTTTTATAAAACAACTATCTAACGCTTTGTAGTTGAAGATGGCTAATTGAGAGTTGAGAGCTTTGCTTGAAAGTCTTTAGACTTTTTTAATATATATTTTAAAATTTCAATATTAGAATTTTATATTTAAATTAATTACGTAATTTTTCCTAAACTTTAAACTATCATTTCTCAATTCTCAACTTACATATCTCCTATTAATTAGTATTTGTTTTAACTTAAATTTTATTAGAATTTTAAGCTTTAAAATTTTTTATAATTTTATATGGGGAGAAAGTGGCTACACCAAACTTTTTAGTTAACAGTAAATAATTAAAAGATTTAGACAAGTCTTTTAATTTTAAAAAATTCTACAATTTTTTATATATCAAAAAAAGTGACAATTACCAAACAGTAATTGTCACAAAAACAATAAATATTTTTATTTTTTCTTGATAAATGAAAGTCTATGAAGAGCTCTTGTGCACATAATATATTTGACTAATGGATCAATTTCATGATTTTCTATTACTATTACTCCATCAAATTCTAATCCTTTTGCTAAATATGCTGGAATTAATACTTTTCCACCTTTATAAAGTATATCTTCTCTATCAAAACTTTGGATATTAATTCTTTCTTTAATAAGATGAGCAAATTTAGCTAAATCTTTATTTCCATTAAATATAATAGCTATATTTTCAAGACCTTCTTCTTCATAATCATCAATTATTGAAATAATAGTTTCTATAAACTCCTCATCTAAAGAAACTTCTTCCTCTATTACAGCTTCTCCATGTCTAACCAACGGAACTATCCTATGGTCATTTAAGAATTTAGTTGCATATTCCATTATTTCTTGAGTAGATCTATAACTCTTATTTAATCTATACTCTTGTACTTCTACTTGTATTTTCTCTTCATTAAATAAAGGTTGTAAATTTAACATAGCTGGTTCTTCGTTATTATTTATTAATCTTTGATTAGAATCACCAACTATTGTATAACTTTTACACCCTGTAAGTCCTTTTATTACTTCAAATTGTAATATACTATAATCTTGTGCTTCATCTATAACAATATGTCTTATTTCTTCCTTTATCTTCTTTCCTTCCAACTTAACCATTAAATATAATATTCCACTTAAGTCCATATAATCAAGTTCATTAGTATCTGTTATATATTTATAAATATTTATTATAGATTTATGGTTAATCCAAGAATCTAACTCTTTTCTTGAATTAATTACATTCCTTATAACCTCTCTAATTTTTATTTTCTTTAAATAATGTAAGTTGTTCTTTTCCATTTCAAATTCATCAGGTGATAATGATGCTCTTTTTTCTTTTATTTCCTGATTTATTTTATAAACCTCAGCATCTCTTTTATCTTTTATTTTAGATATAAGTACTCTTTTTATTTTTTCACTTCTTCTAAATAAAGGCATATATTTATAATGAATATTAAATAAATCTTCAATTTCTTTAATTCCAACTATTTCTTCACCATTAAAAGTTACTGGTTTTATCTTAAAATAATTGTTATTTAATTTATCAATCTCTTTATTTAGTAAATCTAAAAATCTTTTAGAACTCTTATATTTATATTCTTTAAGAGCCTCTTCATTTCCACTCATAGCTTCTTCTATATATTTACTGAAACTTTTAACATATCTATTTTTTAATCCTATTTCTCTTATAGCAAAGTTTTCAAAAGTCATTTGTTTTATTCCTTCTTCTCCTAAAGAAGGAAGTACCTGAGCAATATAATCCATAAATATATCATTAGGCCCAAATATAAGAACCTTATCACCAAATTGCTTTCTATAATTATAAAGAAGATAAGATATTCTATGTAATGCAATAGTTGTTTTCCCTGAACCAGCAACACCATTTACTACTATTACTTTATTCTTATCGCTTCTTATTATCTCATCTTGTTCTGATTGTATTGACATTACTATATCTTTTAACTTATCTGATGAATTCTCAGTAAGAACCATTTGTAGTATTTCATCTTTAACATCCACTTCTGAATCAAATATTCCTTTAAGCTCACCTTTTTTTATTATTATTTGCCTTCTTGAAAGTATATCTGTTTCAACTTCACCAGTTGGACATGTATAACTTGATTTTCCTAATGTACCCTTATAGAATAATGATGAAATAGGAGCTCTCCAATCTACAATTACAGGCTCATAAGTTTTTTCTACAGTCAAACCATATCTACCTATATAAAGTTCTTCTGGTAAATTTTCTTCTTCCATGAAAGTTACTTTACCAAAATAAGGTGATTCCTTTAACATAGTAAATTCTTTTAATCTTTTGTCTATTGTCTTATAAGCTTCTTCTTTTACATAGTTTTCATGATCAAAATAATCTATAACTTTATCTTCATCATCTTTAAATTCTTCAACAAACTTTTTTCTTGATTGAAGTATCTGATTAGTTATATCTTTTCTTTTTTGTATATAATTAAGTATTTCATCACTTAAAATTTTTTCAACTTCTTCTAACTTATTTTGTTCCATAAAAAAATCTAAATTTTGATTCAAATCATCTTTCCCCTTTGCTTAAGCACATTCAAATAAATAACTAGTCAGTATACTAGTTTATTTTGTGAACTACTTCTTCTTTAGAGCCTACTAATAGCATAACTATTAGCAAAACCTAAGTCATTATATTTTACAAAATATTCATCACGTATTTGACTTTTTATTTATTTTCATATGCCTTATTAAGTAAATTTATTTATCTATAATCTTTATTTATTCTTAGCATCATTAAAAATTATAACTTTTAACACTAAAACACTATCACTCATATCAATTCTATATGTATATATAATGCTTACAAAAACAAAAATCAAATTTATAATATGAACATATCATATTTTGAAAATATAAGGTTCAGATAATTTAACTAAAATCAAAGTTAAATCAATCTAAACCTTATATATTAAATATTATTTTTCTATCTTCTAATTATCTTTTAATTCATTTGTTTCTTCTAATAATTCTTGAGCTAATTCTTTTTCAGATTCAGTTGAATCACTAACTTCTTTATCTATATTTATACCAACTGTTTTTAAGAATTGTGATTTTTCTTTTTCTTCATTTTCTTTTCTTATTCTATCAAATTCCTCTTGTTTCTTTTTTTGTCTATCTTTAAATTCTTTTTCCTTTAGTTCTTTTTCCTTTAATTCTTTTTCTTTCTTTTCTTTAATTTCTGGATATTTTTCATAAACCATTTCCATGAATTCATTACCAAAAAGTGTTTCTTTTTCTAATAAAATATTAGCTATCTTATCTAATAAATCTCTATTTTCTCTAAGTATTTTTCTAGCTCTTCCATGAGCTTCTTTTATTATCTTTAATGATTCTTCATCTAATATAGTAGATGTTTCTTCACTGCAATTTCTAACTGCTCTTCCATCTAAATATCTATTTTGCATTGATTCAAGAGCCATCATATCAAATCTATCAGTCATACCATATACTGAAACCATACTTCTAGCTGATTGAGTTGCTCTTTCTATATCATTTGAAGCACCTGTTGAAACAACATTAAATACCTCTTCTTCTGCAGATCTACCACCTAAAAGAACTGTTATTTGATTCATTAAATCTTCTTTAGATATAAGATATTTTTCTTCTTCAGGAAGTTGCATAGTATATCCTAATGCTCCCATTGTTCTAGGAACTATTGTTATTTTATGAACAGGATCTGAACCCTCTAATAATGCAGCTACAAGCGCATGACCAACTTCATGGAAAGCAACTAATTTCTTTTCCTTAGGAGAAAGAATTCTATCTTTCTTTTCCTTACCTGCAATTATAACTTCCACTGCATCTCTTAAATCCTCTTGAAGTACAAATTTTCTTCTATTTCTTACCGCCCTTAAAGCTGATTCATTAATTATATTAGCAAGGTCAGCTCCTACTGCTCCTGGAGTACCTTTTGCTATTTCATCAAGGTCAACATCTTCTCCCAAGTTAACATTTTTAGCATGAACTCTAAGAATTGCTTCTCTACCTTTATAATCTGGTCTATCAACTATTACTCTTCTATCAAATCTACCTGGTCTTAAAAGAGCTTTATCTAATATTTCTGGTCTATTTGTAGCTCCAAGTATAACAATTCCTTTAGATGAATCAAATCCATCCATTTCAGAAAGTAATTGATTTAATGTTTGCTCTCTTTCATCATTACTTTGCATTTGATTATCTCTACTTTTACCAATTGCATCTATTTCATCTATAAATATTATACATGGTGCTTTTGCCACTGCTTCTTTAAATAATTCTCTAACTCTTGAAGCTCCAACTCCAACAAACATTTCAACAAAGCTTGAACCTGAAAGTGAGAAAAATGGAACTTTTGCTTCTCCTGCAACAGCTTTTGCAATAAGTGTTTTACCTGTTCCTGGAGGTCCTACAAGTAATGCTCCTTTAGGTAATTTAGCACCTATTTCTGTATATCTCTTTGGACAATTTAAAAAGTCAATTACTTCTTTTAATGACTCCTTAGCTTCTTCTTGGCCAGCAACATCATCAAAAGTCACTCCAATTTCGTTTTCAACATAAACTTTAGCGTTACTTTTTCCGATTCCCATTATTCCTCCGCCGCTGCCCATGCCTCCACTTCCCATTCTAGAGAATAAGAATTTCCACATTAAGAAGAAAAATAGCATTGGTAAAATCCAACTAAGTACAAAATCCATAATCGGACTTTGTTTTGGATTTTTACCTGTAAATATTATTTTAGGATTCGCATTATTTAATTTACTTATTAAATTTTCATCTTTAATATTAGCAGTATATAAAGTTTTACCCTTATATTCACTATTATCTGATGGTGTAATTATTAAATTATCACCTGTTATTACTACTTTTGATATTTTATTTTGATCTATCATTTCATAAAACTGATCATAGGATATTTCTTTTGTAGTTGCTGCTTCTCTAACATAATGTGCAGTACCTATGAACATAAAAACTATCAAAAAATATATTATCATTGTAATATATCCTTTTTTCTTCTTTTTATTGTTACCTTGCATTATATCATCCTTTCTTTACAATTCGTAAAAATATATAAAACGTTCTTATTCCCACATATTTTTCATCATATTGTTTATTGCTTGTTTTCTTTTTAAAGTCTCTTCCTTATCTATAATAAATACATCTTCCTTTTTAATCAAAACATCTCCATCTCTTATATTCCCTTTAATATTAGAAAGTGATACTTCTATAATTTCACCTTCAGATGACTCAATTACTACATAGTTTTCTTCAATTCTATCAACTATATATTTATCTACCATATTATAATATCCTCTCTTTATTTTCTCTATATTTAAGTTAACAATACTAAATAAAATTAACCTAAAATAAAACCTTAATCTAAATAAAATATCTTAAGAAATAGTATACCATATTATTAAGAAATAAGAACTATTAATTCAAAGGACCAAAATCCTTAAGAGGCCAAATTTTAATTTGTGCTTTTCCTTTTATATCATCTCCATCTATGTACGGATTAATCCATTTTCTTGCATCATTTGACCTTGCTCTATTATCGCCTAAAAAGAAGTATTTGCCATCTGGCACATCAAATATTCCATCGTAGTCTTCATTATTTTTCACATAATTCTCAGTTAATTGTTGTCCATTCACACTTACTATTCCATGCTTTATCTCTATATGATCTCCTGGTAAACCTATAACCCTTTTTATTAATGTTTCTTGAAGTTCATCTGAATAAAATACTATTATATTTCCATGTTCTATTTTCTCTAAATTATATATCTTAGTTACAAATAATTTATCTCCTTTATTTAATGTAGGAACCATTGATTCACTAGGAATGTATACATTGTAAACTAAAAATTTATTCACCAAAAATGCTATTATTAATGCTGCAAATATTGGTACTACCCATTCAGTAAAAAAATTTTCTTTTTTTATCATATTAATTTTCTCCATAAATTTATTCATAAATATATTCTCCTTTGAGGACAAAAAAATAAAGTCCTTTTATAATTAATTAGCAGTTTATAAATTATTTATACACCTTAAAATCAGTTATAGGATATATTTTAACTTTAGCTTTTCCTTGTATTTTTTCTCCTTTTATATAAGGATCTTTCCAATATCTAGAATCATCTGAATTTGCTCTATTATCTCCTAAAAAGAAATATTCACCTTCTGGAACATCAAATGTTTTATTACAAACTTCATTGTTTTTTACATAATCTTCATTTAATTGTTCCCCATTTACACTTACTATTCCATCTTTTATTTCTATATGATCTCCAGGAAGCCCTATTAATCTTTTTATAAGAATTTCCTTAAGTTCATCCGAATCAAAGATTACTATATCTCCTCTATTTAAATTTTCAGGATTATAGACTCTTGTCGCAATAAGCCTGTCTTTAACTTCTAATGTTGGTTTCATTGATGCACTTTTAATCCACACAGTATAAATCAAAAATTTCCAAACTAACAACCCTATAACTATGGCTCCTATAATCGTTAATCCCCATTCTTTAAAAAAATTATTTTTACTACTCGCCTCCATATAACTTCCACCTTCCTAAATAAATTTACATATACTAAAATATTTATTTTAAACTAGAGTCTCTATTTAATAATAAAACTTTAAAAATTGCATTTCATTAAAATATTAACTATAATTTACAATTTAATTAATTAAAAACAAAACATTATATTTCATCTTAATAGTATAACATAAAGCATTCTATTGAAACATTAAGGATTTATAACAAATTTGTTACTTAAAAATTTAAATATTATACATTATTTATAAGCAAAAAAATGTGTATCAAAATTAATAAATCAATTTGATACACACTAAGATATATATATTATCTTGGGAAAGAATATTAATAAAAAGCTAATTTTATTTAAAGATAATTTAGACTATTTCATTTTTTATAAGATCTTCATATGTTTCTCTCTTACAAATAAGTCTTGCTTTATTATCTTTTATCATCACTACTGGTGGTCTTGGAATCTTATTATAATTATTAGACATTGAATATCCGTATGCACCAGTTGTCATAACTGCTAAAATATCATTTGACTTTGGTACAGAAATATTAATATCATTTAATAGTATATCTCCTGATTCACAACATTTACCACAAATAGTTACTAATTCTTCTAGGTCTCTCTTAACTTCGTTAGCTAACATACATTCATATTTAGCATTATACAAAGCTGGTCTTATATTATCCGACATTCCACCATCTACTGATATATACTTTCTTACTCCGGAAATATTTTTTATTGATCCTACTGTATATAAAGTTATTCCAGCGTTACCAACTATACTTCTACCTGGTTCTATTATTAATGATGGCTTTGATTGACCTGTTCTAGAGCAAACTTCATCAACCTTATTTAATATTGCTTCACAATATTCTTTAGTTGTTTTTGGTTTATCCCCTCTATTATAGTATATACCAAATCCACCACCTAAATCTAGTTCTTTTATTAAATATCCTGTATTTTGTTTGATTTTCTTTATTAAATCTAGCATAATTTCTACTGCATCTTCATATGGTTCAATTTCAAATATTTGAGATCCAATATGACAATGTAGTCCAACTAACTCTATATTAGGAAACTCCATGGACTTATTCACAGCATCTTCTATCATATTATTAACAGGTGGAAATCCAAACTTAGAATCAATTTGACCAGTTTTTATATATTCATGAGTATGGGCTTCAATGCCAGGAGTTATTCTTAAAAATATTTTTTGAATTTTATTATACTTTGCTGCAATTTTATTTAATGATTCCATTTCATAATAATTATCTACAACAAATCTTCCAACACCTAGCTTAACTCCAAAGTCAATTTCATCTAATGTTTTATTATTTCCATGAAACATTACCCTTTCTAAGGGAAATCCTGATTTATAAGCTGTAAAAAGTTCCCCTCCAGATACAACATCTAATGATAACTTTTCTTCATTTATTATTTTACACATTTCAATTGTCAAAAATGCTTTCCCTGCATATGCAACTCTGTTTAAAGATTCCTCACATTTAAAATATTTGTAATAATCACTACAGTTTTGTCTGATTAACCCCTCATCCATAACATATAAAGGTGTACAATACTCCTTTACTAAATCAGTAGTTTTAATTCCCCCAATTGTTAATTCATTGTCTATAATTTCCATATTTCCGAATAATTTCATCTTTCTACCCTCCAATAATTTGTCTAAAAACAAAAGTCACAGATATTAATCTGCGACAGGTAGAGTCTACTTAATTAGGATTTTTGTTGCTCATTGCTTATTGCTAAAGTTATTTTAAATAGTATTTATTAATACTATTATTAGTATAATTAATATAAATTAAACATAAAAATATAAATTAATTTATATTTTTAGTGTAAATTTACTAATTATATTGCAACTATTCCACCTTGTAGCTCTCCACGTTAGTGACAGTTATGTATATATTCTATACACCCCCAAAAATAATTTTTCGCATAAAAATTATTTCTTCGGCTACAATGCCTTTTTTTATAAATCAATATCTGCCGACTCCTTATAAATACTCATCATTATAGCACCTCTACCTTAGGTTTTATTCTATATTTTATTATATTAAAATTTATTATTTTTGTTAAAGATATGATATCATAAATTCAATCTATTTCAATACTTTTGGGTCTATTTTTTTTAACTTTATCAATTTATTAATTTTTTTCAAATAATTACTAATCAATTACTAAATTCGTTAATTTTAAAATAAAATTTTAATTAGCAAAGTATAAATTTTTTTAATATTTAAATTTATTTTTTATTTATCCCTGTTATAATTAACAGTTTTCAAATATGAAATAATTAATCAATAAAGAAACTTCAATGGAGCCTTTAATACTATGAATATTAATTATTATAGTTTATATAATAAGTTTATTTTTACCGTTATTAATTTAGTGTATTTACAAGTTTCTTTCAACTTATCCACATTATCCACATATTTTATCCACAACAATGTTAATTTTGTTAACAAATATTTATTAAGAATATTTATTATAGATATAATTATTTTTTAATAATATGATATCGTATTTAATTTTACACTTTTCTATATATAGTTACATTTTATTTGGTATATACTGTATATCCATACCATTGCATAATATATTTTTTTAGTTATCCACACATTTATCAACAAGTAATTATTTAATCAACACTTTGTGTACATCTATGTGTTTATTAGGTATGCCAACACCTTTCGTATGTACTGAAAAGATTTTAATCCACAAAGTTATACACAACTTTTTTACAAAATAATAGTCCTTAAAAATTTTTAAGTTTTTTGTTATATTTTATATTAATTTTGTTTATTTTAACTATACATATTATAGTTTTACTAATTAAATAAAACTTATACTATCATTTTCACTATAAAGATAACTCTAAATTCCATATTATATTTTTTAAACTACGGATTTAGAGCTATTTAATCAACCAAATATATCTTTAATATATAATTAGTGCTTTTTTCATATAATCATTTTAATCATTAGACAACTCTTGCATTTCATTTATTATTGCTTTTTTCACATTTTCCATAGGAAAATTTTCTCCTGGACATAAGGTTTCATAAGTATCTCCATGCCCTTGTACCTTAGATATATTGTATTTTATTATAAGATATGTTGATAACTTTTCTAATGCATCAATTTCCTGTTCTGTGGGCTCATCTTTTTCTAAATTTCCCTCAATACATATTCCAAGAGTATTTTTATTCTGTCCTTTTATATGTGCACCAATTGCTTCTTCGGGTCTCCCCCTGTAGATTGTTCCATCCTTTCTTATATAAAAATGATATCCTATTCCACACCATTTTTTTCTCACATGCATATCATGTATTTGATTTGCTGTTAAATTACTAGATGCTGCATGATGAAATACTAATAACATTGGATTATTGTCATATTCTAGATCTCCAGCCCAATTATAATGTATATCTCTTATTCCTAATTCATCTTTTAGACTAGGCAATTTACTCTGTAATACACTTATTTTTATCTTATTTCCTGTATAATAAGGGTTATCATTTAAGAACCTTACATATCTGCATTTTCCTAAATATCCAATTGTAAAAGATAGTGCTACTAATATTACTAATGAAACTATAGCCTTATTTCTAAAGGATTGTTTATTTATATTTTTTTCTATTTCTTTATATCTTAAATTATATCCTGATTCTAAATTACCTCTATCTCTAACCTTTTTTTTATATTTATTCTTATATCCATTCTTTCCTGTTATACTTATCATAATATAATCCCCCGTTATTCTTATAGTTTACATAATATATTATAAAACATTTCTAACTATTTTCCAAATAATGGATATATGGTGACTCCTTTCTAATTATAATTATGCTTAAATTCAATAAACTTTTAATATGATAAATTAATATTTCTTTTAATTTAGATTTTATCAACTTATCAGTATTTAATTAAATCCCTTAAATTTTTATATTTTTCTATATATAAAAAGTATCTACTTTAGACTTTTTAGTTAAGAATAATATTAAATTTGTAAATATTAATTAAAGTATAACTCTTTTTTTTCGAAATTATGTACAAGTATAAATGATTACGTTAAGCTTAAAACTATTTAACTACAATTTTATACATTATACTCTTAAGTTCTTTTTCGTTTAACAATTTTAAACACAATTTCAAATTTTATGTTAAAATATCTATATGAGTAAATTTATAAGGAGTGAAAAATATGATTTCAGACAAAATGAAAAACTTAGTAGCAAATAATTCTGCTATAAGAGCTATGTTTGAAGAGGGGAAACGCCTTGCAAGTATTTATGGAGAAGAAAATGTCTTTGACTATAGTATTGGAAATCCAAATGTTGAACCTCCTGAAAATATAAAAAATGCAATAAATGAAATATTAAATGAGGAATCTCCAAACTTTGTTCATGGATATATGAACAATTCTGGTTATGAAGATGTTAGAGATGAAATAAGTAAATTTTTAAACAATAAATATAAATTAGATCTTTCTAATAAAAATATTGTTATGACTTGTGGAGCTGCTGGTGGATTAAACATTATGTTAAAAACCCTTTTAAATCCTGAAGATGAAGTTATTACTTTTGCTCCATATTTTGGTGAATACAAACATTACACTAATAATTTTGATGGAAAATTAGTTATTGTTAAACCAGATACATCTACATTTGAACCTAATATGGATGAATTAAGAGAAAAAATAACACCTAAAACAAAAGTAGTAATAATAAATACTCCTAACAATCCAACTGGTGTTATATATTCAGATGCAGCATTAAAAAAATTATCTTCTATACTTGAAGAAAAACAAAAAGAATTTAATACTAATATTTACTTAATATCAGATGAACCTTACAGGGAAATTGTTTATGATGATGTTGAAGTACCTTGTATCTTAAAATATTATAAAAATTCATTTATTGGGTATTCATATAGTAAATCTTTATCATTACCAGGAGAACGTATTGGATATGTTGTTATAAATGATGATATGAATGATTTCGAGAATATAGCATGTTCTTTAAACATAGCAAATAGAATCTTAGGATTTGTTAATGCACCATCATTATTCCAAAGAGTTATTGGAAAATCTTTAAATACTGAAGTTGATGTAAATATATATAAAAGAAATAGAGACCTTTTATATAATCATTTAATCAATTTAGGATTTGAATGTTTAAAACCTCAAGGTGCATTTTATCTATTCCCCAAAACTCCAATTGAAGATGATAAAAAATTCTGCGAAGATGCTAAGAAATTCAATTTATTATTAGTTCCTGGTTCAAGCTTTGGCTGTTCAGGTTATGTAAGAATATCATATTGTACATCATATGAAAAAATTGAAAGATCATTATCTGCATTTGATAAACTAATGGCATTATATAAATAGAAAAGCCAAGTGGCTATGCCACAATTTTTAGTTAAGAATGGATAATTTAAAATATGAATTTAGGTTTTAGATTTTTAATACTTTCTAAAAATATATATTTTAAATTCTATACTTTCCTAGACATTGAATAATGTATAATATGCATTAAAGTGACTACCAAGGGGTAGTCACTTTTTTAAAATAATTCTGGTATTTCTTCATCTATAACATTAATAGTAGCATTTACAGACGGAGAAGCATCTACTTGTATTGCATTTGTAAATGTTCCTGATATATTAGGAGCATACTCATTATATAGAATTAAAACTTTATCCCCATTATTTAATCCAAATTTATTTAAATCAATTTTATAATTCTTTTGTTCTGCTGTTTTATCAATACTATATAATAAATTTAATTTATTTCCATATAACTTATATATTTTAATTGGTCCATCAATGTAAATATTTTTATCAACATTTAATTGAACTATTCTTTGGCCATTAT
This region includes:
- the ftsH gene encoding ATP-dependent zinc metalloprotease FtsH, with protein sequence MQGNNKKKKKGYITMIIYFLIVFMFIGTAHYVREAATTKEISYDQFYEMIDQNKISKVVITGDNLIITPSDNSEYKGKTLYTANIKDENLISKLNNANPKIIFTGKNPKQSPIMDFVLSWILPMLFFFLMWKFLFSRMGSGGMGSGGGIMGIGKSNAKVYVENEIGVTFDDVAGQEEAKESLKEVIDFLNCPKRYTEIGAKLPKGALLVGPPGTGKTLIAKAVAGEAKVPFFSLSGSSFVEMFVGVGASRVRELFKEAVAKAPCIIFIDEIDAIGKSRDNQMQSNDEREQTLNQLLSEMDGFDSSKGIVILGATNRPEILDKALLRPGRFDRRVIVDRPDYKGREAILRVHAKNVNLGEDVDLDEIAKGTPGAVGADLANIINESALRAVRNRRKFVLQEDLRDAVEVIIAGKEKKDRILSPKEKKLVAFHEVGHALVAALLEGSDPVHKITIVPRTMGALGYTMQLPEEEKYLISKEDLMNQITVLLGGRSAEEEVFNVVSTGASNDIERATQSARSMVSVYGMTDRFDMMALESMQNRYLDGRAVRNCSEETSTILDEESLKIIKEAHGRARKILRENRDLLDKIANILLEKETLFGNEFMEMVYEKYPEIKEKKEKELKEKELKEKEFKDRQKKKQEEFDRIRKENEEKEKSQFLKTVGINIDKEVSDSTESEKELAQELLEETNELKDN
- a CDS encoding ABC transporter substrate-binding protein yields the protein MSKGLLKKLGLFVAIGTMAISIVGCGGNKAGNESALESIKQKGKLVVGTSADYPPYEFHKLVDGKDKIVGFDISMAKSFAEDLGVELEIDDMDFDGLLVALQAGKVDMVFAGMTPTDERKENADFSDIYYTAKHGFIVRKGEEQNIKSIDDLKDKKIGVQKGSIQEMLANEKLPDAKKKALGKVTDLVLDLKNNKVDAILVELPVAQFNCEKNSDIALTDVILEDEEGGAAIAMSKGSDDLKNEVNKTIKKLKDEGKIEKFVIEANEMVE
- a CDS encoding DUF3006 domain-containing protein — protein: MVDKYIVDRIEENYVVIESSEGEIIEVSLSNIKGNIRDGDVLIKKEDVFIIDKEETLKRKQAINNMMKNMWE
- a CDS encoding HelD family protein, with the protein product MNQNLDFFMEQNKLEEVEKILSDEILNYIQKRKDITNQILQSRKKFVEEFKDDEDKVIDYFDHENYVKEEAYKTIDKRLKEFTMLKESPYFGKVTFMEEENLPEELYIGRYGLTVEKTYEPVIVDWRAPISSLFYKGTLGKSSYTCPTGEVETDILSRRQIIIKKGELKGIFDSEVDVKDEILQMVLTENSSDKLKDIVMSIQSEQDEIIRSDKNKVIVVNGVAGSGKTTIALHRISYLLYNYRKQFGDKVLIFGPNDIFMDYIAQVLPSLGEEGIKQMTFENFAIREIGLKNRYVKSFSKYIEEAMSGNEEALKEYKYKSSKRFLDLLNKEIDKLNNNYFKIKPVTFNGEEIVGIKEIEDLFNIHYKYMPLFRRSEKIKRVLISKIKDKRDAEVYKINQEIKEKRASLSPDEFEMEKNNLHYLKKIKIREVIRNVINSRKELDSWINHKSIINIYKYITDTNELDYMDLSGILYLMVKLEGKKIKEEIRHIVIDEAQDYSILQFEVIKGLTGCKSYTIVGDSNQRLINNNEEPAMLNLQPLFNEEKIQVEVQEYRLNKSYRSTQEIMEYATKFLNDHRIVPLVRHGEAVIEEEVSLDEEFIETIISIIDDYEEEGLENIAIIFNGNKDLAKFAHLIKERINIQSFDREDILYKGGKVLIPAYLAKGLEFDGVIVIENHEIDPLVKYIMCTRALHRLSFIKKK
- the lepB gene encoding signal peptidase I; translated protein: MEASSKNNFFKEWGLTIIGAIVIGLLVWKFLIYTVWIKSASMKPTLEVKDRLIATRVYNPENLNRGDIVIFDSDELKEILIKRLIGLPGDHIEIKDGIVSVNGEQLNEDYVKNNEVCNKTFDVPEGEYFFLGDNRANSDDSRYWKDPYIKGEKIQGKAKVKIYPITDFKVYK
- the lepB gene encoding signal peptidase I, producing MEKINMIKKENFFTEWVVPIFAALIIAFLVNKFLVYNVYIPSESMVPTLNKGDKLFVTKIYNLEKIEHGNIIVFYSDELQETLIKRVIGLPGDHIEIKHGIVSVNGQQLTENYVKNNEDYDGIFDVPDGKYFFLGDNRARSNDARKWINPYIDGDDIKGKAQIKIWPLKDFGPLN